A DNA window from Acidobacteriota bacterium contains the following coding sequences:
- the infB gene encoding translation initiation factor IF-2, producing the protein MPTSPQKIRIYDLAKELKLDNKKVLEDARREGIDVSVPSNTVPHEVAERIRLKYFPKKVAPQAGPRLVKHVKPVVAAPEPVEPEAESRPYVAAQQEPTTEPATSESPRPKVRVLKATPQPQPTATAQAPTEEVESEVAEPVRPGTPSARPLPGIPPTQRPPSQVRVMRPRPGVPPPSSGRSGVGPAYPGAAGGVRAVATEGGIVTETGVPAARPRTTYVPQDTGRPRKRTRRGKRGPGEFGHEEGKHVELPRHMRGPGTIMQPKARPVFTELRPLKLIEGTTVKEFSEKLDVKAKDVVQMLLQRGVMATINQSLNQDIAKEIGKEFGYDAAFVPFEEMISDAEEEKIIESGDEGTVPRAAVVTVMGHVDHGKTSLLDGIRKTHVAEGEAGGITQHIGAYSVEVADPDNAETKRRIVFLDTPGHEAFTMMRARGARVTDVVVLVVAADDGVMPQTLEAIDHARAAEVPILVAINKIDKAEAQVDRVKQQLADRGLQWDGWGGETVMVEVSAKKQQNLDSLLEMILLTSDVLELKANPDRLASGVVLEAKLDRGRGAVATLLVQQGTLKVGDPFIAGQVFGRVRAMFDDRGRPVERAGPSTPVEVLGLQGVPHAGDQLQVVQDPTQAQNIASQRQMQARQAAIARTSARGLEQLFSDKNQVKELLVILKGDVQGSVEAARDGLNKLSTERVKIRIIRSGVGAITESDVMLAAASANDMNRASVIIGFNVRPETRAREIAEAERVDIRLHTVIYKIEEEIRAAMLGLLEATKREVITGHAEVRQVFRVPRVGQIAGCYVTDGAIRRTTARIVRDSVVVFEGKIDSLRRFKDDVSEVKQGFECGLALERFQDVKAGDVIEAYTTEEVAPTQL; encoded by the coding sequence ATGCCGACGAGTCCACAAAAGATAAGAATTTACGATCTCGCGAAAGAGCTGAAGCTCGACAACAAGAAGGTCCTCGAGGATGCGCGTCGCGAGGGCATAGATGTAAGTGTACCTTCCAACACTGTACCGCATGAGGTGGCCGAACGGATTCGCCTCAAGTACTTTCCAAAGAAGGTCGCTCCGCAAGCGGGCCCTCGCCTGGTCAAGCACGTCAAGCCGGTGGTGGCTGCGCCTGAACCAGTGGAGCCTGAAGCCGAGTCCCGGCCATACGTAGCGGCCCAGCAGGAGCCTACGACGGAACCGGCCACCTCGGAGTCGCCGAGGCCGAAGGTCCGCGTCCTAAAAGCCACACCCCAACCGCAGCCGACCGCGACCGCGCAGGCGCCTACCGAGGAAGTTGAATCAGAGGTTGCGGAGCCGGTTCGGCCCGGTACGCCTTCGGCGCGGCCGCTTCCTGGGATCCCACCCACGCAGCGTCCGCCTTCACAGGTGCGCGTGATGAGACCCCGGCCAGGCGTACCGCCACCCTCTTCCGGGCGCTCGGGTGTTGGGCCCGCTTATCCTGGCGCCGCGGGCGGCGTCCGTGCGGTGGCTACAGAGGGCGGAATAGTTACAGAAACCGGCGTGCCGGCAGCGCGACCTCGAACGACCTACGTTCCTCAAGATACCGGCCGGCCGCGTAAGCGCACGCGCCGCGGAAAACGCGGGCCCGGCGAGTTCGGTCACGAAGAAGGAAAGCACGTAGAACTGCCGCGGCACATGCGGGGACCGGGCACGATCATGCAGCCCAAGGCCAGACCGGTCTTCACCGAGCTGAGACCTTTGAAGCTGATCGAGGGCACAACCGTAAAGGAGTTCTCCGAAAAGCTCGACGTAAAGGCGAAGGACGTGGTCCAAATGCTGCTCCAACGCGGTGTGATGGCCACTATAAACCAGAGCCTGAATCAGGACATCGCCAAAGAGATCGGCAAAGAGTTCGGCTACGACGCGGCGTTTGTCCCGTTTGAAGAAATGATCAGCGACGCCGAAGAAGAGAAGATCATCGAGTCGGGCGATGAAGGGACCGTACCGCGCGCCGCGGTGGTCACCGTGATGGGGCATGTCGATCACGGCAAGACTTCATTGCTGGACGGAATACGCAAGACGCACGTCGCTGAGGGCGAAGCCGGCGGAATAACCCAACATATCGGTGCGTACTCGGTCGAAGTCGCCGATCCGGATAATGCTGAAACGAAGCGGCGAATCGTGTTCCTGGACACGCCCGGCCATGAAGCGTTTACGATGATGCGCGCGCGAGGCGCTCGAGTCACCGACGTGGTCGTGCTGGTCGTTGCGGCCGACGACGGCGTGATGCCTCAGACCCTGGAGGCGATAGATCATGCCCGCGCGGCAGAAGTGCCGATCCTTGTAGCCATAAACAAGATTGATAAGGCCGAGGCCCAAGTCGATCGCGTCAAGCAGCAACTGGCCGACCGCGGACTTCAGTGGGACGGCTGGGGCGGCGAGACGGTGATGGTCGAGGTGTCTGCAAAGAAGCAGCAGAATCTTGACTCATTGCTCGAGATGATTTTGCTGACCTCGGATGTGCTGGAACTCAAAGCCAATCCCGATCGGCTGGCGAGTGGAGTCGTGCTCGAGGCCAAACTCGATCGCGGGCGCGGCGCGGTTGCAACGTTGCTAGTGCAGCAGGGCACGCTGAAGGTCGGCGATCCGTTCATAGCAGGACAGGTGTTTGGCCGGGTGCGAGCGATGTTTGACGACCGCGGGCGGCCAGTCGAGCGCGCAGGCCCCTCAACACCCGTTGAAGTGCTGGGCTTGCAGGGCGTGCCTCATGCCGGGGATCAGCTTCAAGTTGTGCAGGACCCGACGCAAGCTCAGAACATCGCTTCTCAGCGGCAGATGCAAGCCCGGCAAGCGGCAATCGCGCGCACGTCGGCGCGCGGGCTCGAACAGCTTTTCTCGGATAAGAATCAGGTCAAGGAACTGCTGGTCATTCTTAAGGGCGACGTGCAAGGCTCGGTCGAAGCAGCACGCGACGGCTTGAATAAGCTCTCGACTGAGCGGGTCAAGATTCGAATCATCAGATCAGGCGTTGGCGCGATAACCGAGTCGGATGTCATGCTGGCCGCCGCATCCGCCAATGACATGAACCGCGCGTCGGTTATCATCGGGTTCAACGTGAGGCCCGAGACGCGAGCCCGCGAGATAGCCGAAGCCGAGCGCGTCGATATTCGCCTCCACACGGTGATTTACAAGATCGAGGAGGAGATCCGCGCCGCAATGCTCGGCCTTCTTGAGGCGACCAAGCGCGAGGTTATCACCGGCCATGCCGAAGTGCGCCAGGTCTTCCGCGTGCCGCGCGTTGGACAGATTGCAGGTTGTTACGTCACCGACGGGGCTATACGCCGCACGACCGCTCGCATTGTGCGCGATAGCGTTGTCGTCTTCGAGGGCAAAATAGATTCGCTGAGAAGATTCAAAGACGACGTGAGCGAAGTGAAACAAGGCTTCGAATGCGGCCTCGCGTTAGAAAGGTTCCAGGACGTCAAGGCTGGAGATGTGATCGAGGCCTACACGACAGAAGAAGTGGCTCCTACCCAACTGTGA